A window from Ananas comosus cultivar F153 unplaced genomic scaffold, ASM154086v1, whole genome shotgun sequence encodes these proteins:
- the LOC109705822 gene encoding uncharacterized protein LOC109705822 has translation MKKAMRRDLCIDVFKSQIYRAKRKAKEAIMGSHKEQFMKLWDYCNIIRVRNPGSLAFLHVESLIQMAVVEAELKDSWNWFLTNLLQAIGPAEAHGWTFISDRQKGLVEVFDALLPGVDHRFCVQHMYNKGSFATSYTMQDWKKSMQKMKNANLAAYDWLMKVPQKMWTRSYFSPDIKCELLCNNMCEAWNWAILDARELPIIDLMEKIRRQIMTRFQEKRQYMERQPGILCPKVQAKLEEIKEKARHCEPLWANETIFEVNCNGKQYTMNLAATSCECRQWDVTGVPCKHVVSAIFKQKLEPEEFVHKYFLEETYIRTYSQMIMPLPDSSMWPKVGIEPIMPLPYRRQLGRPKKVRKRAVDEPKKGTISTEGKKYRYKKCKEFRHNTRSCTKTVCREEIVGEGTSKSKGGRPPVNRGGRPPVNQRGRSLLGRGGRAPVTSGKSNASAMRGGIPIGRRGRSMGRAGRH, from the exons ATGAAGAAGGCAATGAGGAGGGATTTGTGCATTGATGTCTTTAAAAGCCAAATATACAGAGCTAAGAGAAAAGCAAAGGAGGCTATAATGGGATCTCATAAAGAGCAGTTTATGAAGTTGTGGGATTATTGCAATATCATCAGGGTGAGAAATCCAGGAAGCCTTGCTTTCTTACATGTGGAGAGCCTCATCCAGA TGGCTGTTGTAGAAGCAGAACTAAAGGATTCATGGAATTGGTTTTTAACAAATTTGCTACAAGCTATCGGACCAGCGGAGGCTCATGGGTGGACTTTCATATCTGATAGACAAAAG GGTCTGGTGGAGGTTTTTGATGCCCTACTTCCAGGAGTAGACCATAGGTTTTGTGTGCAGCATATGTACAATAAGGGctcgtttg CTACATCATACACTATGCAAGATTGGAAAAAGAGTATGCAAAAAATGAAGAATGCAAATCTTGCTGCTTATGATTGGCTCATGAAAGTGCCACAAAAAATGTGGACAAGATCTTATTTCAGTCCGGATATCAAATGTGAGTTGCTTTGCAATAATATGTGCGAGGCATGGAATTGGGCAATACTAGATGCAAGGGAGTTACCAATCATTGATCTAATGGAGAAGATTAGAAGGCAGATAATGACAAGGTTTCAAGAGAAAAGACAATATATGGAAAGACAACCTGGTATTCTATGCCCTAAAGTGCAAGCAAAGTtggaagaaataaaagaaaaggctaGACATTGTGAGCCATTATGGGCTAACGAAACTATTTTCGAAGTTAATTGCAATGGAAAGCAATACACTATGAACCTAGCAGCAACATCTTGTGAATGTAGGCAGTGGGATGTCACTGGGGTTCCATGTAAGCATGTTGTCTCTGCAATATTCAAGCAAAAGTTGGAACCGGAGGAGTTTGTTCACAAGTACTTTCTAGAGGAGACCTATATAAGAACATATAGCCAAATGATCATGCCTCTACCTGATTCATCAATGTGGCCTAAAGTTGGGATTGAGCCTATAATGCCACTTCCATATAGAAGACAACTAGGTAGACCtaaaaaagtgagaaagagGGCGGTTGATGAGCCCAAGAAAGGTACAATTAGTACAGAAGGTAAGAAGTATAGATATAAGAAGTGTAAAGAGTTCAGACACAACACTCGATCTTGCACTAAGACTGTATGTAGAGAGGAAATAGTTGGTGAGGGAACAAGTAAAAGCAAGGGAGGGAGACCACCAGTGAATCGAGGAGGGAGACCACCAGTGAATCAAAGAGGAAGATCACTACTTGGGAGAGGTGGAAGAGCACCAGTAACTTCAGGAAAAAGCAATGCTTCTGCCATGAGAGGAGGTATACCAATTGGGAGAAGAGGAAGATCAATGGGTAGAGCTGGAAGGCATTAA